One segment of Rhodopirellula baltica SH 1 DNA contains the following:
- a CDS encoding S1 RNA-binding domain-containing protein: MTVDLDAIAQRGRCEVSSLRLALPLIEQGYTPPFLSRYRRDELGDIDEASLWNLAHAVRTQKKLDEYRSDLQEAWKQTPLADPAIGRAIGNAQSKRLLDRLSRRVKLETGESANLAQRLAVRTLNPQKGDGEDLKALAESLAAEPAAVETTAEGEAASPEPASNDVDGALAKLDATIAKRLIGDPRIVGAAVRWLSRNAKIRVMEVHDPHIQADDDSSESSDPQPKAQKSAAPAKDQPEAAAETKVSEAPASAAATETAEATPAADAPAAESAAAEGAAPEANATEAASSPETPTAEAAQTPASEPVAEAAPAEQAAPTEPADAEAPAEQPSAEQPAAAATPTAEALAPAAESAESTEQPASDKPAASVTKQAPAAKAAPAKAKAKKSKKISPRQRRRRWLVSTLKPLAGKSMPANKLSSFQLVMLGRALRSQVAQCAFDYDAAKLVAELQKTAAGFNRPLADRLSGLVLENEAIIRDAAEAAWWDELQEQASARLVSIAADNLHSQINRGGVEAKVVMSIDAVGPRTAATSIVSSDGRLLHSEDIPCQLSAAMRTLAVTKMGELIHAHHVDLIVISNGPARRACMIAVGELIKQSADKSVRWTLADRSGADAYAGGPAGDQEMKSTPRRFRAAAWIAFSAMQPAQALVKVDPLKLRLGSFQRELSDDAVLSALEDVMVSGAARGGVDVNSTATTWMQRLPGITPDISQAIDERRREKLIASREDLATAVEWPSVVNSRQAMPFLRVFASEETLDGTLIHPDDYPLAKKLATALNVELPPDRPPAYELPDYSTPAPAPAPAAVEAPAEATSEAVPAAEETAADGAESENAASASSAELSAETSPESTEAPASDASSEEPVAEASSDETPADDAPAPEAVAESAESAASDSEASEEPAVAGGDAAETKAEADAPAAPAAPEPVRRPMPERAAVDKLIKEWQIGKRRSHQLVRWLCDPFGEGASEGEAPAVMTAMPSLSELKQGDQVIGVVVGVMPFGVFIELSPDCSGLIHVSRISDSYVEDLHEAVQVGDVITAWVTGTDAKRRRVALSAISPEREAAMESRRQNERGGRGPGGRGQRGGQGGAQGTGQGQRSESAPRGRGGQSGGDGRTGQGGQRGGPGRGQGQGRGAQGGRGGKPGGRPGGRDGGRGGRGRGPKKPEVYEVIGKDPEKPKISDAMAKGDEPMRSFGDLMQMFSKEKGQTTPSADKKPAAKPPAAEKPVAEKPAEVKPADTAPADAPKAEAPVAEASKPAASEGDE, from the coding sequence ATGACTGTTGATCTGGACGCAATCGCCCAACGCGGGCGATGCGAGGTCTCGAGTTTACGCCTGGCCCTGCCACTGATTGAGCAAGGTTACACGCCCCCGTTTCTCTCGCGATATCGTCGTGACGAACTCGGGGATATCGACGAGGCCAGTCTGTGGAACCTCGCACATGCGGTGCGAACGCAGAAAAAACTCGATGAATATCGATCTGATCTACAAGAAGCCTGGAAGCAAACTCCGCTGGCGGATCCCGCTATCGGACGAGCGATCGGCAACGCACAGTCCAAGCGTCTGCTTGATCGGCTGAGTCGCCGGGTCAAATTGGAAACGGGCGAATCGGCAAACCTGGCCCAGCGTTTGGCCGTTCGCACGCTCAACCCACAAAAGGGCGATGGCGAAGACCTAAAGGCTTTGGCGGAGTCCTTGGCTGCCGAACCAGCCGCAGTAGAAACCACGGCCGAGGGCGAAGCAGCCTCACCAGAGCCCGCCTCGAACGATGTCGACGGTGCGTTGGCAAAGCTGGATGCGACCATCGCCAAACGCTTGATCGGCGATCCGCGAATTGTCGGTGCCGCGGTCCGTTGGCTTTCTCGCAACGCGAAAATTCGCGTGATGGAAGTTCACGATCCTCACATTCAGGCCGACGACGACTCATCGGAATCGTCTGATCCTCAGCCCAAAGCCCAAAAGTCGGCTGCTCCTGCAAAGGACCAACCCGAAGCGGCCGCCGAGACGAAAGTTTCGGAAGCTCCCGCCTCGGCTGCCGCGACCGAGACCGCCGAAGCAACTCCAGCAGCAGATGCCCCTGCTGCTGAAAGTGCTGCTGCTGAAGGTGCCGCTCCGGAAGCAAACGCCACCGAAGCCGCCAGCAGTCCGGAAACGCCAACCGCGGAAGCAGCCCAAACGCCAGCCAGCGAGCCGGTTGCTGAGGCCGCCCCGGCGGAACAAGCTGCTCCGACCGAGCCAGCCGACGCAGAAGCTCCCGCTGAGCAACCTTCCGCTGAGCAGCCTGCTGCAGCGGCAACACCGACTGCCGAAGCACTTGCCCCAGCGGCGGAATCAGCCGAATCGACCGAGCAGCCTGCCTCGGACAAGCCAGCTGCCTCGGTGACCAAGCAGGCACCAGCAGCCAAAGCGGCCCCGGCAAAAGCGAAAGCCAAGAAATCGAAGAAGATTTCTCCTCGGCAACGTCGCCGCCGCTGGTTGGTCAGCACGCTCAAGCCGCTTGCCGGGAAGAGTATGCCCGCCAACAAGCTCAGCTCGTTCCAATTGGTGATGCTCGGGCGTGCCCTGCGAAGCCAAGTGGCCCAGTGTGCGTTTGATTACGACGCAGCGAAGTTGGTCGCGGAATTGCAAAAGACCGCCGCCGGATTCAACCGCCCGTTGGCGGATCGTTTGTCCGGGTTGGTGCTCGAAAACGAAGCCATCATTCGCGACGCGGCCGAAGCGGCATGGTGGGACGAATTGCAGGAGCAGGCTTCTGCACGATTGGTTTCCATCGCCGCCGACAACTTGCATTCGCAAATCAACCGTGGCGGCGTCGAAGCCAAAGTGGTGATGTCGATCGATGCCGTTGGCCCTCGTACCGCCGCCACTTCGATCGTCTCATCGGACGGACGTCTGCTTCACAGCGAAGACATTCCGTGTCAATTGTCCGCCGCCATGCGGACGTTGGCCGTGACAAAGATGGGCGAGCTGATTCATGCTCACCACGTCGATCTGATCGTGATCAGCAACGGTCCCGCACGCCGGGCTTGCATGATCGCGGTTGGCGAACTGATCAAGCAATCAGCGGACAAATCGGTTCGTTGGACTTTGGCTGACCGCAGCGGCGCAGACGCGTATGCCGGTGGGCCGGCCGGCGATCAAGAAATGAAATCGACTCCGCGTCGATTCCGAGCGGCCGCCTGGATCGCTTTTTCTGCGATGCAGCCTGCTCAAGCATTGGTCAAAGTCGATCCGCTGAAGTTGCGACTCGGTTCGTTCCAACGCGAATTGTCCGATGACGCGGTTTTGTCAGCACTCGAAGACGTGATGGTCAGCGGTGCTGCCCGAGGCGGCGTGGATGTCAACTCAACCGCGACGACCTGGATGCAGCGATTGCCCGGCATCACGCCTGATATCTCTCAAGCCATTGATGAACGTCGTCGTGAGAAGCTGATTGCGTCCCGCGAAGATTTGGCGACCGCGGTCGAATGGCCATCCGTCGTGAATTCTCGTCAAGCGATGCCGTTCCTGCGAGTTTTCGCTAGCGAAGAAACGCTCGATGGAACATTGATTCATCCGGATGACTATCCACTCGCAAAGAAGCTCGCCACCGCTTTGAATGTCGAGCTGCCGCCAGACCGTCCGCCAGCTTACGAACTGCCTGACTACAGCACGCCTGCACCGGCTCCTGCTCCCGCTGCGGTGGAAGCACCCGCGGAAGCGACCAGCGAAGCAGTCCCCGCCGCTGAAGAAACGGCAGCAGACGGTGCCGAGTCAGAAAACGCCGCCAGTGCATCTTCCGCTGAGTTGTCAGCGGAAACCTCGCCGGAATCGACCGAAGCTCCTGCTTCGGATGCTTCCAGCGAAGAACCAGTCGCGGAAGCCAGTTCGGACGAAACCCCCGCCGACGATGCCCCCGCACCGGAAGCCGTGGCCGAATCAGCAGAATCCGCTGCAAGCGATAGTGAGGCCAGTGAAGAGCCCGCAGTGGCAGGTGGCGATGCAGCCGAAACCAAGGCTGAAGCGGACGCTCCCGCGGCACCCGCCGCACCGGAGCCCGTTCGTCGTCCGATGCCGGAACGTGCCGCTGTCGACAAGCTGATCAAGGAATGGCAAATCGGAAAACGGCGTTCGCATCAATTGGTTCGTTGGTTGTGCGATCCGTTCGGCGAAGGAGCTTCCGAGGGCGAAGCACCGGCCGTGATGACAGCAATGCCATCACTGTCTGAACTCAAGCAAGGCGATCAAGTCATCGGCGTGGTCGTCGGTGTAATGCCGTTCGGCGTGTTCATTGAGTTGTCGCCCGACTGCAGTGGCTTGATCCACGTCAGCCGCATCTCGGACAGCTACGTCGAGGATTTGCACGAAGCCGTTCAAGTCGGTGACGTTATCACCGCTTGGGTGACAGGGACGGATGCGAAGCGTCGCCGAGTGGCACTCAGTGCGATCTCGCCCGAACGCGAAGCGGCAATGGAGTCGCGACGCCAGAACGAACGCGGTGGGCGTGGCCCCGGCGGTCGCGGTCAACGCGGCGGCCAAGGCGGTGCTCAAGGTACTGGGCAAGGTCAACGTTCGGAATCGGCACCACGTGGTCGTGGTGGACAGTCCGGAGGCGATGGACGCACCGGTCAAGGTGGACAACGCGGCGGTCCAGGTCGTGGACAGGGGCAAGGTCGTGGTGCCCAAGGCGGACGTGGCGGCAAGCCAGGTGGTCGTCCCGGCGGACGCGATGGTGGCCGAGGCGGTCGCGGTCGTGGACCAAAGAAACCAGAAGTTTATGAAGTGATCGGCAAGGATCCTGAGAAGCCAAAGATCAGCGATGCGATGGCCAAAGGCGATGAGCCCATGCGATCCTTCGGCGATCTGATGCAAATGTTCAGCAAGGAGAAAGGTCAAACGACTCCTTCTGCGGACAAAAAGCCAGCCGCGAAGCCACCTGCTGCAGAGAAGCCGGTTGCCGAAAAGCCAGCAGAAGTGAAGCCGGCTGACACTGCACCTGCGGACGCGCCGAAGGCCGAGGCTCCAGTTGCCGAAGCATCGAAACCAGCCGCTTCTGAGGGAGACGAATGA
- a CDS encoding methyltransferase RsmF C-terminal domain-like protein — protein MSRSRKGSKKASRKSSASSKPSANRKPVELDAEQVSAAIAPIELPKDEQERLAAAMSQRHANVMRVRRDRTDAFRFSHSDADSLNPIDVPWYPLALAIPDGFHASRSIDFAAGDFYLQDAGSLLALAAAEAHTDSLSGQLVCDLCAAPGGKATGLLEAIGDDGFLLANEPIRSRVAPLAYNLSRTGSDRYAISSEDPDALAEKLPGVFDTILIDAPCSGQALLSRGRQSKGAVNESMVATNAARQQRILAAAHKLLRPGGTIVYSTCTFAVAENEDQIDWMIRELEMQPFPVSTLSDYQSPLADCGYRVWPHRDECAGAFAARLTKPIVVGESEEAAEFSEDPWLLRRGVLRSEQPLDSDCDELIQSVLGVSPSEADTEGSVFFRQRDWIAEAFCKGAPEWVKQDWTIGPEVAHRTGQTWKPSHACALRHTSDPLTVNAARIELDDTEAATFLAGGTVPTDLRGWLIVQHQNRPLGWGKADGRIGKNHLPTHARMQVAKNVTQEQST, from the coding sequence GTGAGCCGGTCTCGAAAAGGCTCAAAGAAAGCCAGCCGCAAATCGTCGGCATCTTCCAAACCATCCGCCAATCGCAAACCGGTCGAGCTTGACGCGGAGCAGGTCTCCGCGGCGATCGCACCCATTGAATTACCAAAAGATGAGCAGGAGCGGCTCGCCGCGGCGATGAGCCAGCGTCACGCGAATGTGATGCGAGTTCGTCGAGATCGCACCGATGCGTTTCGATTCAGCCACAGTGACGCCGATTCGCTGAACCCAATTGATGTGCCTTGGTACCCACTGGCTCTTGCGATACCGGATGGCTTTCACGCCTCACGTTCCATTGACTTCGCCGCAGGTGATTTCTACTTGCAAGACGCTGGATCACTTCTCGCTCTCGCAGCCGCTGAAGCTCATACCGATTCGCTGTCTGGACAACTGGTTTGTGATCTTTGCGCAGCTCCCGGCGGAAAAGCGACTGGTCTCTTGGAAGCCATCGGCGACGACGGCTTCTTGCTCGCCAACGAACCGATCCGTTCACGGGTCGCGCCGCTAGCGTACAACTTGTCTCGCACGGGATCCGATCGGTACGCGATCAGCAGCGAAGACCCGGATGCTCTCGCGGAGAAGTTACCGGGCGTCTTCGACACGATTTTGATCGACGCTCCTTGCAGCGGCCAAGCCTTGCTATCACGAGGCCGGCAATCCAAAGGCGCCGTCAACGAATCGATGGTAGCGACGAATGCTGCACGCCAACAACGAATCCTCGCAGCCGCTCACAAACTGCTACGACCTGGCGGAACGATCGTCTACAGCACATGCACCTTTGCCGTCGCGGAAAACGAAGATCAAATCGATTGGATGATTCGGGAATTGGAGATGCAACCATTTCCCGTTTCGACTTTGAGCGACTACCAAAGCCCGCTCGCCGATTGCGGTTACCGAGTATGGCCGCATCGCGATGAATGTGCTGGTGCGTTTGCGGCTCGATTGACCAAACCAATCGTCGTGGGCGAATCCGAAGAAGCCGCTGAATTCTCAGAAGATCCTTGGCTGCTTCGTCGAGGCGTGTTGCGATCAGAGCAACCACTGGATTCCGACTGCGATGAACTGATCCAATCCGTCCTCGGTGTATCCCCGTCGGAAGCCGACACAGAAGGCTCAGTGTTCTTTCGGCAACGAGACTGGATCGCAGAAGCGTTCTGCAAAGGTGCTCCCGAGTGGGTCAAACAAGACTGGACGATTGGCCCGGAAGTCGCCCACCGTACCGGACAAACTTGGAAACCGTCCCATGCGTGCGCACTGAGACACACGAGTGATCCTTTGACCGTGAACGCCGCACGCATCGAACTGGACGATACCGAAGCCGCGACCTTTCTAGCAGGCGGCACGGTCCCCACGGATCTCCGCGGGTGGCTGATTGTGCAACATCAAAACCGTCCGCTCGGATGGGGCAAAGCCGACGGAAGAATTGGCAAGAACCACCTGCCGACGCACGCTCGAATGCAGGTGGCAAAGAATGTCACCCAGGAACAATCGACCTAG
- a CDS encoding SpoVG family protein, which produces MEITEIRIKLMESSEDRLRAFCSITIDQSFVVRDLKIIDGTSGPFVAMPSRKLTGHCGRCSSKNHLRATYCNHCGAKLSGQNANSPQKLYADVAHPINSECREMIQQAVIEEFEAELDRSQQPGYRSRYEDDFDAGDYDEADYANSSSGDSASASNESSDRTDATENDSETLIVRGEQGDEKRIPQPHLHRRGGGSRGSTVTNSPNRDAGGAKPDASPQENSDPFDNFGSGIFND; this is translated from the coding sequence GTGGAAATTACCGAGATTCGCATCAAGCTGATGGAAAGTTCGGAGGATCGTCTACGGGCGTTTTGCTCGATCACCATTGATCAATCATTCGTCGTTCGTGATCTGAAAATCATCGACGGTACGAGCGGCCCCTTCGTCGCGATGCCCAGCCGAAAGTTGACCGGCCACTGCGGGCGTTGCAGTTCGAAGAACCACTTGCGAGCAACCTACTGCAACCATTGTGGCGCCAAGCTGAGCGGCCAAAACGCGAACTCGCCTCAAAAGCTCTACGCGGATGTCGCGCACCCGATTAACAGTGAGTGCCGCGAAATGATTCAGCAGGCGGTGATCGAAGAATTCGAAGCCGAACTCGATCGATCGCAGCAACCCGGTTACCGAAGCCGTTACGAGGACGACTTTGACGCCGGAGACTACGACGAAGCCGATTACGCCAATTCTTCCTCGGGCGATTCCGCGTCAGCATCCAACGAGAGTTCCGACCGCACCGACGCAACAGAAAACGATTCAGAGACACTGATCGTTCGTGGCGAGCAAGGCGATGAAAAACGCATCCCTCAACCCCATCTTCATCGTCGTGGCGGTGGGTCTCGTGGTTCGACCGTGACCAATTCGCCAAACCGCGACGCTGGAGGAGCGAAACCCGACGCCTCGCCGCAAGAGAACTCGGATCCTTTCGACAACTTTGGGTCTGGCATTTTTAATGACTGA
- the ispE gene encoding 4-(cytidine 5'-diphospho)-2-C-methyl-D-erythritol kinase has product MTESRWYSTSPPAKLNLFLELLARRDDGFHELDTVMVAIDWRDELHVRRTTNPGVQLSVDWTDGRTSVAAELQVDEDNELLLVPTDDKNLVVRALNRLTETLRLDGGWEVQLNKNIPSGAGMGGASSDAASALQLGWAAARETQSDLPETLKNETLLSLAAEIGSDVPFFLGDLQADRLVQCAHATGRGEKLNFFTLANPLHAVVIYPAASVSTAQVYSRCQVPDSPQSSNELLRALQGIAAESEFSLHNALQAPARGLSSRIDPALECLSKAGLTHCHMTGSGSACFALADSSQQAAIAAETLRSTFPGGALIRPVMSCVVPSEIHIA; this is encoded by the coding sequence GTGACCGAATCTCGCTGGTATTCCACGTCGCCTCCCGCCAAACTCAATCTCTTCCTCGAACTCTTGGCACGTCGCGACGACGGTTTTCATGAACTGGATACCGTGATGGTCGCGATCGATTGGCGAGATGAACTTCATGTCCGTCGCACCACGAATCCCGGTGTCCAACTTTCGGTTGATTGGACGGATGGACGAACTTCGGTCGCTGCAGAATTGCAAGTCGACGAAGACAACGAATTGCTACTGGTCCCGACCGATGACAAAAACCTGGTCGTGCGTGCTCTCAATCGTCTCACTGAAACGCTGAGGTTAGACGGCGGCTGGGAAGTTCAACTGAACAAAAACATTCCAAGCGGGGCGGGAATGGGTGGCGCCAGCAGCGATGCTGCGTCGGCGTTGCAATTGGGATGGGCCGCCGCTCGTGAGACGCAATCGGACCTGCCCGAAACGCTTAAGAATGAGACGCTTCTTTCTTTAGCAGCGGAAATTGGAAGTGACGTCCCATTTTTCTTAGGTGATCTGCAAGCCGACCGTTTGGTTCAATGCGCACATGCAACCGGACGTGGTGAGAAATTGAACTTCTTCACATTAGCCAATCCACTGCACGCAGTCGTCATTTACCCAGCGGCGAGTGTTTCGACCGCACAAGTCTATTCAAGGTGCCAAGTCCCCGATTCTCCCCAATCTAGCAACGAATTATTGCGTGCTTTGCAAGGAATCGCAGCGGAATCCGAGTTTTCATTGCATAACGCCTTGCAAGCGCCCGCACGCGGGCTTTCATCGCGCATCGATCCCGCCCTAGAATGTCTGTCGAAGGCTGGACTGACACATTGCCACATGACGGGCAGCGGTTCGGCTTGCTTCGCTTTGGCAGACTCGTCGCAACAAGCAGCAATCGCTGCTGAAACTTTGCGTTCGACTTTTCCGGGCGGCGCATTGATCCGACCGGTTATGAGTTGTGTGGTGCCGTCGGAGATCCACATCGCATAG
- a CDS encoding LpxI family protein, giving the protein MRNAVHNTSESRSHDCESILRDVPEGAPVGLIAGWGRFPICVAEKLKALGHPVHCVAITGHAGEELNDICESVLWAGVGRFGGHLRYFKRNDVAHVTMAGKLFKSDLLYSGSVWIRHTPDWTCIKTFWPCLFGARRDARDDRLLGAVIDTYENHAMKICSATDLAPELLAKTGQLTRRKPSSAIQSDISSGWQIAKTMGGLDIGQAITIKDGTIIAVEAIEGTDACIARTGELCRRGGWTLVKVSKPDQDMRFDVPTIGPQTIQRVHEAGGAAIAIEAGKTILLDSEETIQLADRLGIALVAMASADTMEDQLSSSRKAA; this is encoded by the coding sequence ATGCGAAACGCGGTTCACAACACCAGCGAAAGCCGGTCGCATGATTGCGAATCAATTCTTCGCGACGTGCCCGAAGGCGCGCCGGTGGGTTTGATCGCGGGATGGGGACGTTTTCCAATCTGCGTTGCCGAAAAGCTGAAGGCACTCGGTCATCCGGTTCACTGTGTGGCTATCACCGGTCATGCGGGAGAAGAGCTCAACGACATTTGTGAAAGCGTGCTTTGGGCAGGCGTTGGGCGTTTCGGAGGCCATCTTCGATACTTCAAACGCAATGATGTCGCCCATGTGACGATGGCAGGAAAACTATTTAAATCAGATCTGCTTTACAGCGGTTCGGTTTGGATTCGCCATACGCCGGACTGGACATGTATCAAAACGTTTTGGCCCTGTTTGTTTGGTGCTCGCCGGGACGCACGCGACGACAGATTGCTCGGTGCAGTAATCGACACCTATGAGAATCACGCGATGAAAATATGCTCCGCCACGGACTTGGCCCCTGAGTTGCTCGCCAAAACAGGACAACTGACTCGGCGTAAACCTTCATCGGCAATTCAATCCGACATTTCCTCGGGATGGCAAATCGCGAAAACGATGGGTGGGTTGGATATCGGGCAAGCCATCACAATCAAAGATGGGACGATCATCGCAGTCGAGGCCATCGAAGGCACCGACGCGTGCATCGCACGAACTGGCGAACTTTGTCGACGCGGTGGTTGGACACTGGTCAAAGTCAGCAAACCAGATCAAGACATGCGATTCGACGTGCCAACGATTGGGCCTCAAACCATTCAACGCGTTCATGAAGCCGGCGGTGCGGCGATCGCGATCGAAGCCGGCAAAACGATCCTGCTCGACAGCGAAGAAACGATCCAACTTGCCGACCGACTCGGGATCGCTTTGGTAGCAATGGCATCTGCTGATACCATGGAAGACCAACTGTCGTCTTCTCGCAAAGCAGCCTGA
- the lpxD gene encoding UDP-3-O-(3-hydroxymyristoyl)glucosamine N-acyltransferase, which translates to MASSNGLSLQEIADLVGGQLLDFSDCINDETNSSDGAVQGKSPSVEISSTICTGAAPPAEAGPQQITLIDQANHAGQLADSQAFAVIAPEYVAASPIRLQILVDDPHAAFTKLVSHYRPALGETMPVSGIDPTAKVDPTCQVHPSANIGANVEIGPGCTIAPGVNIGAGCQIGADCTLHPNVTLYAYCQLGERVTLHAGTVVGAHGFGYKMVDGRHIPTAQLGYVVIENDVEVGASSTIDRGTYGATRIGEGTKIDNQVMIAHNCQIGRHNLLCSQVGIAGSCTTGDYVVLAGQVGLKDHIALADGVIVGAQAGVMDDLAPNQVYLGSPATPQRDQMQIMAVQRKLPEMRRELKRLTQRIGRLSEALEEQSADIDQRKAA; encoded by the coding sequence ATGGCGTCTTCCAACGGATTGTCACTGCAAGAAATCGCCGATCTCGTCGGTGGTCAATTGCTCGACTTCAGCGACTGCATCAATGACGAGACCAATTCGTCTGACGGTGCCGTCCAAGGAAAATCCCCGAGCGTTGAAATCTCCTCCACAATTTGCACGGGTGCTGCGCCGCCGGCCGAAGCGGGACCTCAACAAATCACGCTGATCGACCAAGCCAACCACGCGGGCCAATTAGCTGACAGCCAAGCCTTCGCTGTGATCGCACCTGAATACGTGGCGGCGTCACCGATTCGATTGCAGATTTTGGTCGATGATCCCCACGCGGCGTTCACGAAACTTGTCAGCCATTACCGCCCGGCACTGGGCGAGACGATGCCGGTCAGTGGAATTGATCCAACGGCCAAAGTGGATCCGACTTGCCAAGTGCATCCCTCGGCCAACATCGGTGCGAATGTCGAAATTGGTCCTGGCTGCACCATCGCGCCGGGAGTCAACATTGGTGCGGGATGCCAAATCGGTGCGGACTGCACGCTGCATCCCAATGTGACTCTGTATGCCTACTGCCAACTCGGTGAACGGGTCACATTGCACGCCGGCACCGTGGTGGGAGCTCACGGCTTTGGCTACAAAATGGTCGACGGTCGCCACATCCCAACGGCACAGCTTGGCTATGTCGTGATTGAAAACGATGTCGAAGTCGGAGCGAGTTCAACGATCGATCGTGGCACTTATGGCGCCACGCGTATCGGCGAAGGCACCAAGATCGACAACCAAGTCATGATCGCACACAACTGCCAAATCGGTCGACACAACTTGCTCTGCAGCCAAGTCGGAATCGCGGGCAGCTGCACGACCGGCGATTATGTCGTCTTGGCCGGCCAAGTTGGGTTGAAGGACCACATCGCATTGGCCGACGGAGTCATCGTCGGTGCTCAAGCCGGTGTGATGGATGACCTCGCACCCAACCAAGTTTACTTGGGTTCGCCGGCGACGCCGCAACGCGATCAAATGCAGATCATGGCCGTCCAACGCAAACTCCCAGAGATGCGTCGTGAACTGAAACGACTGACCCAACGAATCGGTCGGCTGAGTGAAGCTTTGGAAGAACAATCCGCCGACATCGATCAGCGCAAAGCGGCCTGA
- a CDS encoding tetratricopeptide repeat protein: MPSPALRNDSSLSSASPVSVGKPLHANDATTTNPNGLRIFNPNENAAAGSATEPVRQSRLTIWSCLTASLIAGTIFATMTGCQWAAGSQNTQGAALYNQGQYTAAMEQFQKAIASDPTDSDGYYNLAATTHRLGNQRQDPNLIRQSEALYNQCLDHDPNHVDCHRGLAVLLVDSGRPDRAFTLLKNWAAQNPALAEPRIELARLYEEHGEPQTALKYLEDAVQQDANNARAWLALARLREASNDPVQALQNYQRALALGGGVLGPNGAMVSERVAALSRQINSTRDAASFNAGGTQMAAPAGFGSSRY; encoded by the coding sequence ATGCCCAGCCCTGCTCTTCGCAACGATTCTTCTCTTTCGTCCGCCTCCCCGGTTTCGGTCGGCAAGCCGTTGCATGCCAATGACGCGACCACAACGAACCCGAATGGCTTGCGGATTTTCAATCCAAATGAGAACGCGGCGGCGGGATCGGCGACTGAGCCCGTCCGCCAAAGTCGGCTGACCATTTGGAGTTGTTTGACCGCTTCCCTCATCGCGGGCACCATCTTTGCCACGATGACCGGATGCCAATGGGCCGCCGGGAGCCAGAACACGCAGGGTGCGGCTTTGTACAACCAAGGCCAATACACGGCGGCGATGGAGCAATTTCAAAAAGCGATTGCCTCAGACCCAACCGACTCGGACGGCTACTACAACTTGGCCGCTACGACACATCGATTGGGAAATCAGCGACAAGATCCCAATCTGATCCGTCAAAGCGAAGCACTTTACAATCAATGTCTGGACCACGACCCAAATCACGTGGATTGCCACCGCGGATTGGCGGTTTTGCTGGTCGATTCCGGCCGTCCCGACCGAGCCTTCACTTTGCTGAAAAATTGGGCGGCCCAGAATCCGGCCTTGGCTGAGCCACGCATCGAATTGGCACGCCTTTACGAAGAGCATGGCGAACCACAAACCGCCCTGAAATATTTGGAAGACGCAGTGCAACAAGACGCCAACAACGCTCGAGCGTGGTTGGCATTGGCACGTTTGAGGGAGGCCAGCAACGATCCTGTTCAGGCATTGCAGAATTATCAGCGTGCTCTCGCACTGGGTGGCGGCGTTTTGGGCCCCAACGGTGCGATGGTCAGCGAACGAGTGGCAGCACTCAGCCGCCAAATCAACTCGACTCGCGACGCGGCATCGTTCAATGCGGGCGGCACGCAAATGGCCGCTCCGGCCGGATTTGGCTCGTCTCGTTATTGA